Part of the Geodermatophilus obscurus DSM 43160 genome is shown below.
GCCCGGCCAGGCCCAGCCGAGCAGCGCGTGCCCGGCGCCGGTGGACAGCCGCGGCAGGTCGCGGGCCGAGGGGTAGAGCTCGCCCTCCGGCGTGCGGATCGCCGGGCCGACGGTGGCCGCGCGCGGCCACCGGGCGGCCACGGCCAGCAGCTCGTCGACCGAGCCGGGGTCGAAGCGGACGTCGGGGTTGGCGACGAGGGCGTACCCGTCGGTCAACCCGGCCATCCCGGCGTTGACCGCGGCGCCGTAGCCGATGTTGCCGCCGGTGCGCAGCAGCCGGACGTGCGGGTGGCGGGCCACGGCGCGCTCGGGGGCGCCGTCGGTCGAGCCGTTGTCGGCGAGCACCACCTCGACCGGCCGCGTGGTGGCCTCGGCCAGCGACTCGACGAACCCCTCGAGGACCTCGCCGGGCGAGTACGTCACCGCGACCACGCGGAGGGGGACGGTCGGTGGTGGTGCGCTCACGCGGGGAACCCTACGAGGCCGGGAACGGCGTCGCCGGGCGCACCCCGAGGTCCTC
Proteins encoded:
- a CDS encoding glycosyltransferase family 2 protein — encoded protein: MSAPPPTVPLRVVAVTYSPGEVLEGFVESLAEATTRPVEVVLADNGSTDGAPERAVARHPHVRLLRTGGNIGYGAAVNAGMAGLTDGYALVANPDVRFDPGSVDELLAVAARWPRAATVGPAIRTPEGELYPSARDLPRLSTGAGHALLGWAWPGNPWTARYRREREAPRERPAGWLSGSCLLVDVAAFWSVGGFDPGYFMYFEDVDLAERLTRRGWLHVYAPSAVVEHEGGHATRRQPHRMQRVHHTSALRYLSGQYPLRRHAPLRLALRAGLGGRMLVSNVSGRVAAGARFQRRAEGVGRAVRRRGRS